From the genome of Vicia villosa cultivar HV-30 ecotype Madison, WI linkage group LG2, Vvil1.0, whole genome shotgun sequence, one region includes:
- the LOC131651683 gene encoding uncharacterized protein LOC131651683 isoform X1: MDNLRQQKIQKYEEFVDKRLKPDLLHATAQRDTVFEQQKIFADLRKNIENLEKNSVTSLRTMVNLGSEVYAQAEVPNTQHIFVDIGMGFHVEFTWSEALNFIEKREETIVSRQIEEYTKLIASIKAQIKLVCEGIRELLEFPAEKPSPQRIF; the protein is encoded by the exons ATGGACAATTTACGCCAGCAGAAAATACAAAAGTATGAAGAATTTGTTGATAAACGTTTGAAACCTGATCTTCTTCATGCTACTGCTCAGAG GGACACGGTCTTTGAACAGCAGAAAATTTT TGCTGATTTGCGAAAAAATATTGAAAACCTAGAGAAGAATAGTGTAACCAGTCTGAGAACTATGGTTAATCTTGGGTCTGAGGTGTACGCGCAAGCAGAAGT GCCCAATACACAACACATATTTGTGGACATAGGTATGGGATTCCATGTGGAGTTTACTTGGTCCGAAGCTTTAAATTTCATAGAGAAAAGGGAAGAAACGATAGTCAG CAGGCAGATAGAAGAGTACACTAAATTAATTGCTTCAATCAAAGCTCAAATTAAGCTG GTTTGTGAAGGGATTCGAGAATTACTTGAGTTTCCAGCTGAGAAACCCTCGCCACAACGGATATTTTGA
- the LOC131651683 gene encoding uncharacterized protein LOC131651683 isoform X2: MDNLRQQKIQKYEEFVDKRLKPDLLHATAQRDTVFEQQKIFADLRKNIENLEKNSVTSLRTMVNLGSEVYAQAEVPNTQHIFVDIGMGFHVEFTWSEALNFIEKREETIVRQIEEYTKLIASIKAQIKLVCEGIRELLEFPAEKPSPQRIF; the protein is encoded by the exons ATGGACAATTTACGCCAGCAGAAAATACAAAAGTATGAAGAATTTGTTGATAAACGTTTGAAACCTGATCTTCTTCATGCTACTGCTCAGAG GGACACGGTCTTTGAACAGCAGAAAATTTT TGCTGATTTGCGAAAAAATATTGAAAACCTAGAGAAGAATAGTGTAACCAGTCTGAGAACTATGGTTAATCTTGGGTCTGAGGTGTACGCGCAAGCAGAAGT GCCCAATACACAACACATATTTGTGGACATAGGTATGGGATTCCATGTGGAGTTTACTTGGTCCGAAGCTTTAAATTTCATAGAGAAAAGGGAAGAAACGATAGTCAG GCAGATAGAAGAGTACACTAAATTAATTGCTTCAATCAAAGCTCAAATTAAGCTG GTTTGTGAAGGGATTCGAGAATTACTTGAGTTTCCAGCTGAGAAACCCTCGCCACAACGGATATTTTGA